The genomic interval ATTATCAGCGGGAAGCTTACCAGCGAGCGACACCGCACGGAAAGATTCACTAGGGGATATGTTCCAAAGAGCGGAGAGCCTGGCGAGGAACTCGTAGATGAAGCTGTGGTCCACGTCCTCTTGAAGCTTGGAATGTATGGTGTAAAAGTCAGGATCATGAAGCCTGCAAGGATGCCTGACATGATACTTGTACGTTCACAGGTACCTCAGGGTGGTGAGGCATGAGTAGTATAGAGGATATCCGTAAAATGACAAGGGAAGAACGCGAGAAAAGACTGCAGGAGCTTAGAGCTGAGCTTGCACGTCTAAAGGCGCAGGCCCATAGAGGTTCTCTTGAGAATCCTTCATCCATAAGGAAGATTAAACGCGAGATTGCACGCATATTGACTGTGATGAACGAGGAAAAGCTGGGGATAAGTAAGAGCCAGGTAGCCGCTACCGCCGAGAAGCAATGAAAATAACTCCTAGAAACATTTTGAGACATGAATTGATTGGTCTCGAAGCAGAAGTTGTTGATTCTACTAATCCTTTCCAGATTGGGATCAGAGGATTTATACTAGATGAGACCTACAAGACACTTGTTATCGGCTATCCAGGTAGGCGAAAGCGCCGAGTTTTCAAGAGCCAAGTTAAGTTGCGTGTCTGGCTTCCAGATGGGCAAGTCGTGAAGATAGATGGTAGATACTTGTTGGGGCGGCCAGAGGAAAGATTAAAGAAGAAGCTATATGAGTGGTGATGTGTTCTCTATAAAAACGTTTTTATATAGCTGGTCATCCTTTTATCTCCGCGTCTGGTGATATCCTGATGGCAAAGAAGAAGGGCGTTGGAATCCCTGGAGTCCAGCCTCCTCAAAACAAGTGCGATGACCCACTGTGTCCATGGCATGGCCAGCTTCCAGTGAGGGGACAGGTTCTCAGGCTAAGAGTCGAGAAGATGAGAATGCAGAATGTAGCTGTAGCTGTTCACGAATACCTGCACTACAACGAGAAGTATAAGAGGTATGAGGTTAGAAGGAAAAAGAAACATGTACGTGTGCCGCCCTGCATCTCCGTTAAGCCTGGAGACGAAGTAATAGTCGCCGAGACCAGGCCCCTAGCAAAATCGGTTTCATTTGTCGTGATTGGTAAAGCTTAGAGGTGGTATAGGTGGCGAAAAGAGGACCGAAAGCTGTCGGTGTCTCGTATAGGCTCGGACTTACACCTGGAGTATTCATGGAAAGCCTCGTCAAGGTTGCAGACAACTCTGGAGCTACGCTCGCAAAGGTGATTGGTGTCCCACACTACAAGGCCGTTTGGCGCAGGATTCCGGGAGCTGCGGTCGGCGACATAATTGTCG from Thermofilum adornatum carries:
- the rpmC gene encoding 50S ribosomal protein L29; the encoded protein is MSSIEDIRKMTREEREKRLQELRAELARLKAQAHRGSLENPSSIRKIKREIARILTVMNEEKLGISKSQVAATAEKQ
- a CDS encoding ribonuclease P protein component 1, whose translation is MKITPRNILRHELIGLEAEVVDSTNPFQIGIRGFILDETYKTLVIGYPGRRKRRVFKSQVKLRVWLPDGQVVKIDGRYLLGRPEERLKKKLYEW
- a CDS encoding 30S ribosomal protein S17, yielding MAKKKGVGIPGVQPPQNKCDDPLCPWHGQLPVRGQVLRLRVEKMRMQNVAVAVHEYLHYNEKYKRYEVRRKKKHVRVPPCISVKPGDEVIVAETRPLAKSVSFVVIGKA